In Vogesella indigofera, the sequence CGACGACGGCAGCCTCAGCCCCGGCGGCAGCACCTCCTGCAGGATGCCGTCGCGCAGCAGGCGGTACAGCTGCAGGGTGTTGGATTCGGCGCTGTCGCGGCGGAAGTGCTGCAGCAGCAGGTCGGCCAGCATTTGCTGCAGCACGATCTGGGACGGGGAGGACGGGGACGCCATGACAGGAAACCGCGCAGATTGGTTCTATTAAAAAAACAGGATTGGGTCTAATTTTATCACCAATCAGCGCTTACACTGCCGCCGGCTTTTGCTTGCAACAACAATCGCGGCTGCCCTGCACTCCCCAGCAACCCAATAACGGTATCGGCGCGTCCGCGCACGGTCACCAGGCAGCCGCCAACGGAGAATCTGATTCAATGAGTGCTTCATCCCCAGGACTGAGCCACGGGCTCAAGGAACGTCACGTCACCATGTTGTCCATCGCCGGCGTGATCGGCGCCGGCCTGTTTGTCGGCTCCGGCCACGCCATTGCCGAAGCCGGCCCGGCGGTGCTGATCGCCTACGCCATCGCCGGCCTGCTGGTGATCCTGGTCATGCGCATGCTCGGCGAGATGGCGGTCGCCTCGCCCGACACCGGCTCGTTTTCCACCTACGCCGACCGCGCCATCGGCCACTGGGCCGGTTACCTGATCGGCTGGCTGTACTGGTGGTTCTGGGTACTGGTGATCCCGCTGGAGGCCACCGCCGCCGCCACCATCCTGCACACCTGGTTTGCCGGCGTGCCGCTGTGGGCGTTTGCGCTGGGCATCACCGTGCTGCTGACCATCACCAACCTGTTCAGCGTGAAGAACTACGGCGAATTCGAGTTCTGGTTCGCGCTGGTCAAGGTGGTCGCCATCATCGCCTTCCTCGCCATTGCCGCCGCCGCCATCATGGGCCTGATTCCGGGCAGCCAGACCAGTGGCGTGTCCAATCTGTTCGCCCACGGCGGCTTCATGCCCAACGGCTTCGGCGCGGTGCTGGGTGCGATGCTGACCACCATGTTCACCTTCCTCGGCACCGAGATCGTCACCATCGCCGCGGCGGAATCCGACAACCCGCAGCAGCAGATCACCAAGGCCACCAACTCGGTGGTATGGCGCATCAGCCTGTTCTATCTGGGTTCGATCTTCGTGGTGACCTCGCTGGTGGCGTGGAACGACCCGCAGTTGGCCGCACTGGGCTCCTACCAGCGCACACTGGAGCTGATCGGCATCCCCAACGCCAAGGCCATCGTCGACGTGGTGGTGCTGATCTCGGTGGCCAGCTGCCTGAACTCGGCGCTGTATACCGCCTCGCGCATGCTGTACTCGCTGTCCACCCGTCGCGACGCGATGCAGGTATTCAACAAGACCGCCGGCAACGGCACGCCACAGAACGCGGTGCTGGGTTCGATGGTGGTGGGCTTCATGATGGTGATCGCCAACTATCTGGTACCGGAAGCGGTGTTCAACGTGCTGCTGGCCACCTCCGGCGCCATCGCGCTGCTGGTGTACATGGCGATCGCCATCTCCCAACTGCGCATGCGCCAGCGCATGATCGCCCGCGGCGAGACCCCGGCCTTCAAGATGTGGCTGTTCCCGTGGCTGACCTGGGCGGTGATCCTGTTCATCGCCGCAGTGCTGGTGATCATGGCCTTCCGCCCCGACCACCAGATCGAGGTGCTGAGCACCGCCGTGCTGACCATCCTGCTGCTGCTCGTCGGCTGGGTCCGCTCGCGCCTGCTGGGTACCGGCTGGCGCCACAGCAGCCCGGCGCTGGCTGCGGCCAACGTTGGCTGAGTCCACGCCGCACCAAACCAATCCTGTCTGCTTGCCCGCCTCTGGCGGGCTTTTTTCATGCCGCCGCGCCGCCGTGCAGGCAAGAAAAAACCCCGGCACGGGCCGGGGTCAATACCTTTGCAGGCTCCTGCTCAGGGAGGTGAAGCAGGAAGGTGTGAACACCTGCTTACTTTGACGGCTTACTCGGGCAAAGTTCCGGCGGCACCGTGATTTTCTTCGGCGCCGAGATCGTCCTCCGCCACCGCCGCGAACCAGTCCTGCACCTGCTGCTCGACTTCGGCAGTGCCGGTCTTCTTCGAGCTGGAGAACAGCTGGATGCTGATTTGCGGGTAGTCATGCAGTTCTTTTTTGACCGAGGCCAAGACTTTCTGCTGCTCCTGACGCGATAATTTGTCGGCTTTGGACAACAGGATGTGCACCGGACGGTTGGTCTCGCTGAAAAACTCGATCATCTTCCAGTCCAGATCGCGCAGCGGCCGGCGCGAATCCATGATCAGCAACAGACCGATCAGGCTGGTACGCGACTGCAGGTACTGCCCCAGCAGTTCCACCCAGTGCGCGCGCACCGCCTCCGGCACTTCGGCGTAGCCGTAGCCGGGCAGGTCGACCAGGTAGCGTTCCTGGCCCAAGTCGAAGAAATTGATATGCTGCGTCCGCCCCGGCGTCTTGGACACGAAGGCCAGGCGGGTGCGATTGCACAGGGTATTGATGGCGCTGGACTTGCCGGCATTGGAGCGCCCGACAAAGGCGATCTCGGCACGGGTCGGCGGCAAATCCTTAAGATGATTTACGGTGGTAAAGAAGCGGGCGTTCTGAAAGATCGTCATAGTAGTAAGTGTAAAGTCAGTTGGTATAGAATAGCAGGTTTGAAATTGCCACCTTTACAGATATTTACGCAATCTCTCTCGAGGAGTGACCATGAAACGTAAGATGCTGTTGGCGATCGCTGCCGCTACCCTCGCCGGTAGCGCACTGGCCGCCACCCCAGCTGTGACCCGTGGCGATGTCGCCAAAGGCAAAGTGATTGCCGAGCAAGTG encodes:
- the gabP gene encoding GABA permease is translated as MSASSPGLSHGLKERHVTMLSIAGVIGAGLFVGSGHAIAEAGPAVLIAYAIAGLLVILVMRMLGEMAVASPDTGSFSTYADRAIGHWAGYLIGWLYWWFWVLVIPLEATAAATILHTWFAGVPLWAFALGITVLLTITNLFSVKNYGEFEFWFALVKVVAIIAFLAIAAAAIMGLIPGSQTSGVSNLFAHGGFMPNGFGAVLGAMLTTMFTFLGTEIVTIAAAESDNPQQQITKATNSVVWRISLFYLGSIFVVTSLVAWNDPQLAALGSYQRTLELIGIPNAKAIVDVVVLISVASCLNSALYTASRMLYSLSTRRDAMQVFNKTAGNGTPQNAVLGSMVVGFMMVIANYLVPEAVFNVLLATSGAIALLVYMAIAISQLRMRQRMIARGETPAFKMWLFPWLTWAVILFIAAVLVIMAFRPDHQIEVLSTAVLTILLLLVGWVRSRLLGTGWRHSSPALAAANVG
- the yihA gene encoding ribosome biogenesis GTP-binding protein YihA/YsxC, with protein sequence MTIFQNARFFTTVNHLKDLPPTRAEIAFVGRSNAGKSSAINTLCNRTRLAFVSKTPGRTQHINFFDLGQERYLVDLPGYGYAEVPEAVRAHWVELLGQYLQSRTSLIGLLLIMDSRRPLRDLDWKMIEFFSETNRPVHILLSKADKLSRQEQQKVLASVKKELHDYPQISIQLFSSSKKTGTAEVEQQVQDWFAAVAEDDLGAEENHGAAGTLPE